Sequence from the Nocardia brasiliensis genome:
AGGCGAGCGCGGGCATCGTCGACGACCTGGGACTGCCGCTCGCGGTGCTCGACCCGGGTATCTCCGTCGACAGTGTGGTGCAGCGCTATCCGGAGATGACGGCGGAGTTCGAGCGCCTCGACTTCACCGAGGACGCGGCGAGCACGAGCCCGGCCGACTCCGACGATCCACCGCCCATCGACGCGGCCGAAGTGCGGACCGCGGCACTGGTGTGCAAACTGCTGCTGAATGTGTTCGCCACCGGGTCCGGCCAGGTCAGCGCCACCCAGCTGGCGGGATGGCAGTCCGATGCCGACTGGCTGCGCCGCTGCCTGGGCGAAGAGCAGGCCGGTGCCGTGCACGGCGTGCTCACCGGCCTGGAGGGCGAACTGGTGTCTCGCATGCGATTGCGCGAGGTACTCGCCGACCCGCACCTGGCCGCCCAGCTCACGCCGAGCATGTCGCTCATCGAGCAACTGCTGCGCGACAAGCACAATCTGTCCGGTGTCGCGCTGGCCAATGCCAAGCGCCTCATCCGCCGCTACATCGACGAGGTCGCCGAGGTCCTGCGCACCCAGGTGCAGCAGACCAGCGTCGGCACCGTCGACCGCTCGATTCCGCCGAAGCGCATCCTGCGCAATCTCGACGTGGACCGGACCATCTGGAAGAACCTGCCCAACTGGAATCCCCAGGACGAGCGCCTCTACGTCGACCGGCTCTACTACCGCCAGACCGCCAAACGCACCGTCCCCGCCCGCATGATCGTGGTGGTGGACCAGTCCGGTTCCATGGTCGATTCCATGGTGAACTGCACCATCCTGGCGTCGATCTTCGCGGGGCTGCCGAAGGTGGACGTGCACCTCATCGCCTATGACACCCAGGCTTTGGACCTCACTCCGTGGGTGCACGATCCGTTCGAGGTGCTGTTGCGCACCAATCTCGGTGGCGGCAACGACGGACCGGTGGCCATGGCGATGGCCGAACCTAAGATCACCGATCCGAAAAACACCGTGCTGGTGTGGATTTCGGACTTCTACGAGTTCGACCGCTCGCAGCCGCTGTTCGAATCGATGGAGGCGGTACACCGCAGCGGGGTCAAACTCATCCCGGTCGGCTCGGTGAACAGCTCCGGCCACCAGAGCGTCAACCCGTGGTTCCGCGAACGGTTCAAAAAACTTGGTACCCCGGTGATTTCCGGACGCATCCAAAAGCTCGTACACGAACTCAAGAACTTTCTCGACTAGGAGACCCAGCATCATGAACGACGTTTTGCGCGCCCCCGCCGAGGTCAAGTACGCCGAGGAACTGGATTGGCTGGAGTCCATCGACGACGGTCCCAAGCCGTTCGCGTGGCGGCTGAGCCCGAAGATGGTGCGGCTGTTCATCCTCGGGTCCGAACGCGCCGACGGCCTGGATCGCGAGGTGGCCCAGAAGTGGTTCGGCGACCGCAGTTTCGTCGAGCGCAGCATCGTCACCCTGGCCTCGGACCGAGGGCTGCTGCTCATCGGCGATCCCGGCACCGGCAAGAGCTGGCTCGCCGAGTTGCTTGCCGCCGCCATCAGCCGCAATTCCACCCTCGTGGTGCAGGGCACCGCGGGCACCACCGAAGACCACATCAAATACTCGTGGAACATCTCCATGGTCATCGCCAAGGGGCAGTCGCGCGAGTCGATGATCCCGTCCCCGATCATGACCGCGATGGAACAGGGCGTGATCGGACGTTTCGAGGAGCTCACCCGCTCCACCAGCGACGTGCAGGACGCGTTGATCTCGATACTGTCGGAGAAATACGTCTCGATCCCCGAGCTCGACGACGACAACGTCGTGTTCGCACAGCCGGGCTTCTCCATCATCGCCACCGCCAACAGCCGCGATCGTGGCGTGAACGACCTGTCCTCCGCGCTCAAGCGCCGCTTCAACTTCGTCCGGATTCCGGTGGTGTCCAACAAGAAGAGCGAGGCGGAGATCGTGCGGTTCCGCACCACCGAGCTGCTGCGCCGCCACTCGATCGAGCTGGATCTGCCGCCGACGCTGCTCGACATCCTGTTGGAGAGCTTCGCCGATCTGCGCGCCGCCGCGGCCGCCGCCACCAGCGACGACGACAAACTCGAGTCCGCGCTGTCCACCGCCGAACAGATCGGCGTGCTCGAAGACGCCATCCTGCACAGCCAATTCTTCGGGGCGAAGGAACTGCGCGCGGAGACCCTCGCGGGCTCGCTCGTCGGCTCGCTGGCCCGGCGCACCCCCGAGGATCTGGCGATCCTCAACAAGTACCTGCACGGCGTGGTCGAGCCGCGCACCAAGGGCTCGAAGGGGAATGCCGCCTGGGGCGAATTCCTGGAAGGCGGCCGCGCGGCGATCGCGAGGCTGTCGTGACTGTCTCCGAAACCCATACCGCGACGAATACCTTTGCGGCACTGCGGGATCAATTGGCCGAGGCGGCCGTCGCCTTCGCGGGCGCGCCCGGGGCGGCGGGAGACATTCTGTCGGGCATGATCGACGATGTCGATCGCGCGCTGTCCGAGCGCTTGGAGATCTTCCCGGTCTGCCACCACTCGCCCGCCTCCGGACTGGCGATGGTGCGTCGGTTGCGCGAAAAGCAGCCACGCGTCATCTATCTGGAACTGTGCGAGGACATGCGGCCGCTGCTGGACGAGCTGCGCAACTGCCGACTCCCGGTTGCGTTGCAGGCCTTCGCCACCGACACCGCGGGGTTTCCGGCGCAATGGGCACCCCTGTCGGTGGTCGCGCCGATCACCGAGTCTTCGGCCGAATATCAGGCCATCGCTTACGCACTCGAAACTCCCGGCGTCGAATTGGTGTTGGTGGACCGTTCCACCGACCACGTGTTCCAGTGGGCGCCCGAGACCGAGCCCACACCGGCCGAGAGCGAACAGCCCGAAGAGGACGGCTTGCACGGCTCGGCGGTCGGCATCGAAATCGGTGATCTGCGACCACGTTTCGCCGAGCTGGAAGAGCACCTGCTGCACCACGGCAAGGTCCGGCACTGGTCCGAGTGGTGGGACCAGTACGTCGAACAGCCGCTCGCGGACGCCGACTACGACACCTACCGCCAGGTGATGGTCATGATCGGCAGCCTGTTCCGGCGGTTGCGCCGGGGCAGCACCGCCGAGGACGAGAACCGCGAACGGTACATGTGGACCCGCATGCGGGAGCACCTGGTCGCCAACGACATCGACCCGGCGCACGCGCTGCACGTGTGCGGTGCCGCCCATGCCGCCAGTCCGGTCGAGGAGTTCGGGCTCGCCGCACCGCGCACCGAATTCGAGATCCCCCCTCGCTCGGCCACCAAGTGGCACTACGGGCTGATCCCGTCCAGCCATTCGGCCATCGAGGCGCAGTTCGGGCTGGCCGGCGGCGCGGTATCGATCGCGGCGGCCACCTGGGCGAAGGGCCTGCGGCGTGGGGCATTGCAGTCGTTCCAGTTCGAAGGCCAACCCGGCACGAAGAAACGCGTCAAGAAGCCTTTGCTTCCAGCAACCTCCGAAACCGCGGTGGCGGACCAGCTTTCGGACTTCCTGTCGCGCCCGCCGGTCTTGGACCCGCTGGACGAGGCAGAACTGCTGGAATGGTCGGTGGATATCGTCCGGCTCGCTCGCCGCAACGGCTACCTGGCCAGCACCGCCGATGCCATCGCGGTGTTCGAGACCTCGATCCTGTTGGCGGGCTTGCGTAATCGGGCCAGGCCGACACCTTATGACTTCCAGGATGCGGCCGTCACCTGCATCGAGAAGGACCGGGTGCCGGGCCGCCGGGATGTGCGTCGGCTGTGCGAGATCCTGCTCGGCGGCGACCGCATCGGTCAGGTCGGTTACGCGGCGCTGCCGCCGCTGGCCCGCGACGTGCTCGACCGACTGGAACCCCTGGGCCTGGACCTGTCCAAGCGGACGCTGCAGCGCGCGCTGCTCGACCTGAAGTCGAGCCCGGACCTGCGGGCGTGCTCGGACCTGCTGTGGCTGCTGCGCAAGCTGCTTCCGCACGACGCCCTGCGCCCCATCATGGGCACACGCGAACTCGGCGCGACCTCGATCCAGGAGAGCTGGGACATCGGGCTCGGCAAGTACCAGCGCGCGCTGGTCGAGCTCGGCTACGAGGGCGTGAGCGTCGAGCAGGTGCTCGAACAGCGCCTGCGCCGCGCGGTCAGCGCCACGGACGCCACCGCCGCGGTCGCACTCGCCGCCGTCGAGGACGCGCTGGTCTATCTGGGCTCAGTGCGCCTCGCCGACGAACTCGGCCACCAGGCAGTCGAACTGCTCTCCGCCGAGCGCACAGTAGACGACGCACCTCACGTACTTCGCCATATCCGCCTGCTACTCAACTACTTCCGCTCCACCGAAGACGGCCTGCCCACCTGGTGCGAGCAGTTCGTCACCGCCGGATACGCCCACTACTGCACCCTGCTGCCCACCGCGTTCACCGCAGAAGAGACCGGCCCGGCCCAGGTGGCGGCCATGCTCGGCTTCCTGTTCGGCATGGAGAATCTGGCCCTGTCGCTGGGCTGTGACCACACCCAGCTGGAATTGGCCGTCCTGCAATCACATCCGGAGGCCCCCGCCAAGGTGGCTCTGCTGTGGGCGGCTCGCTTCCAACTCGGCCTGCTCACCATGGCCGAGCTGCGCTCCCGATGCGACGGCATGCTGGCCAATCCACTGCTGCTGCCGACGGTTCCGCAGTACGTCAGCGGTTTCGTCCAGGCCATCGATCCTGCTCCGGCTCTGAAGCCCTTTGTCGTCGAGCTGCTGTCGAAAGCCTTCGGCACCCTGCCCGACGCAGTCCTGCTGCCCTGGCTGCCGAAGCTCATCACCACGCTGAAAGATCAAGCAGGCGACCTGATCCCCGGCCTGATCAGCGAGGCAGGCCGCACCTTCCCCGGCTCCCTCCCCGCCGTCGACACCTTCGTCGCCCCGTGGTCACTCGAATCCCCTACCCCCACAACACCACTGGTGACAACGCCACAGGGCCCGATCAACGACCTACTCGCAACCCATCCCACAACCTGCGACGCGCTAGCCCATCTACTCGGCATAGCAGGCACTTGGCAGGACCTCCAACCTGCCGCCAGCCGCGAACTGACCGACCTGCTCAACCGTTTCCCCACCACGGCCGCCGCCCTGTCCACCCAACTGGGATAACCCCTTCCGTCCCTTTCCGCGGTCCCGCGCCCGCGGTAGCGCGGGAGGGGACGGGCCATACGCACCGGCATGCCGCGCTTCCCGTGCGCGATATGCGCGATCTCGTCGACTATCGGTCGGTTCTTGCTCTCTTGCCGTCAGGTCGTTGACCGCGGTCTTCACCGGCCGAAAGGATCGGGGTGGTGCGGCAAGCGGCACTCGTCCGCATCGCAACCACATGATCGGCCACCAGGAGGAGACCCATGACTGCCGCGCCCCACCCGGCCCGCGCCGCCGCCCAAGCCCTACACGCCGCCGTTCGAGCACGCGACAAGAACGCTTGGCTCGCTCTCTACGCCCCCGACGCCGTCATCGAAGACCCCGTCGGCCCCTCGCCTTTCGATCCGGAAGGCAATGGCCACCGCGGCCCCGCCGCCCGCTCCGCGTTCTGGGACAACGCCATCGCCCCCAACGACTCGATCGACTTCCTCTTCGAAGACTCCTTCGCCTGCGCCGACGAAGTCGCCTACACCGGCAGAGTCCGCAGCAGCAACAACGGCCAGATCCTCGACGCCGAAGGCGTCTTCATCTACAAGGTCGACGAGACCGGCAAGATCACCACCGTCCGCACCTTCTGGGAGTTCGACCGCACCATGCAAACGATGCGACCTGCCTGATCCCTCGTTCCTCACAGTCAGCCGAAGAAGTACCCCGCAGAGAGAAACTCCCCTGCCAGGGTGAAAGGCGGAGGTTGGCAGGGGAGTTCTGTTCAGTGGTGACGTGGAGCGGGCCCGACAGATACCAATTCCGGCATGTATCTCCGCCTGGACCCCGGTAGATGTCTGGTACTTGGAAGTGCGATCAGCTCAGTTGATGGCCCATTTGTATTCCTGGAGGGTGGGCTCACCGTTGGGTGGCTGCTGTAGCGAAACGGTGTTGACTATCGCGCACAACCACCATGTCGGATGCGGGCGAGGGTAGAGGGCGATCGAATTCAGTGGACCGCCGCCGCCCCAGTCCAGTTCCTGCCCGCCGCCGCAGGACCCGACACCTACCTGCGGATCGCGCGAAGGGTCGGCGATCAGACAGCGACCGGGGTGTGCGGCCAATTCGAATCGCGCCCAGCCGTCAGGTGTCATGATGGTGTTGAACACGCTCGAAAGGGCCGGGTCGCAGGTGGAATTCTCGAGCGCGTCAGCAAGCCACACCCGCGTCTCGTCGTAGTAGACGCAACGAGTACCGAACTGCACGCTCTGGTTCCGGAGCTGGATCTGCGACGGAAAGCCTGCCGCAAGCTTGTCGCCAGGAGCGGGCTGGGCAGCGGCCGTACCGGGAACTACGCACATCACGGCCAGCGCGAGCACCAGCCCGGCCAGGGATCTTCCCAGCGTGGCCACACCCTTGCGAAATGATTGATGCTTCATACGAAATACCTTCTTTCTCAATTAATCTGAATTACCCCGCCCCACCGGGCCAAATCTAGGTCGCCACCGTTCGCCCAGCAAGGAAGTCGTCGAGAGTTCGTGCATTCCGAGACGCATCGACGACAGCGAATTCTCCGGCACGGCGAGTGCATTCGGTTGTGCCACAACGGAAATGCCGAGCCGCCCCCCTCGCACGCACGACCCGCGCCACGCACTCACCAGAGGCGGTCACGTCACCACGTGAGGCCAGGACGAGTTGGCAGCCACCAGCGAGATAGATGTTTCGGGGGTCCACATGGTCGGCAGCGAGTTTGGGCGTCCGGGTGCTCGGCACCGCCCAGCAATGAGTAGAAAGTCGACTTCCCTAGAACGACTTCCAGCCATTCCACGGCCATCACCGCGGATGACACACCACGGGCCACCCTCAGGCAGCTCCGTTCATCGGCGCAGATTCCTCCCCACGATCGTGCGTCCAGCGTCAATTCCGCATTCTGGGACAAAGCCGTCGGCCCCACACAACTCGATCGAATTCCTCTTCGAAGACTCCTTCGCCTGCGCGAACGATGAGACCTGCCTGATGGAGGCGGGATCGGCTGCTCGACGAGACCGTGGGACAGCCCGCACGACCGAGGCCACTCGTTAGGTGGCAAAGCCCTACTTCGCAGTGTGGATACTCCCCACACTCGGCCGCAGAAGTTGGGGAAACCGGCTGATGCCGTTTCGCGCCTGACCGACAAGGCTCAGTGGGGCTGAGCGTTTCAGCCCCACTGGATTCGCCCGAGAGTCAGGAAGTGCATGCCGAAACCGACCACTGCGCGTTCCGTCCTTGTCACCGGCGGCAATCGCGGCATCGGCCTCGCCGTCGCGCGCCGACTGGCCGAGGATGGTCACCGGGTCGCGGTCACCCACCGAGGCACCGAAGCCCCCGAAGGCTTGCTCGGCGTGCGGTGCGACGTCACCGACACCGAGTCCGTCGACGCGGCCTTCACCGAAATCGCCGCGCACCACGGCGAAGTCGAGGTGGTGGTCGCCAACGCCGGCATCACCGACGACATGCTCTTCACCCTCATGACCGAGGACCAATTCGAACGCACCCTCGACACCAACCTCACCGGCGCATTCCGCGTCGCCAAACGCGCAAGCCGACCCATGCTCCGCGCCCGCTGGGGACGCCTGATCTTCCTCGGTTCCGTAGTCGGCATGCTCGGCACACCCGGGCAAGCCAACTACGCCGCGGCGAAAGCCGGACTCGTCGGCCTCGCCCGCTCCATCACCCGCGAACTCAGCTCCCGCTCCATCACCGCCAACGTCGTCGCCCCCGGCTTCATAGACACCGACATGACCCAAGCCCTCGACGACAAATACCGCCACCTCGCCCACCAAGCCATCCCCATGCAACGCATCGGCGCCCCCGACGAAGTAGCCGCCGTCATCAGCTTCCTCGCCTCCGACGAATCCAGCTACATCTCCGGCGCCATCATCCCCGTAGACGGAGGCCTCGGCATGGGCCACTGATGCCGGGAGCGGCCGGCGAACCGGTGCGGCGTGGGCGATGGAATATCCGTAATCTTCGTAGATTCCTCGGGGGCTGGCTCAGGCCTTCCGACGCTGGCGCCGCAGCGCTACCAAACCCGTCCATCGGGAGCACGTGCACCAGTACGAGCCCGGGGAGTGAGCGGCTCCGCCGCCATGGCCGCAACCACTCTCGATTCATCCACGCCGAAGCGACTACCGTTCGTGGCGCACGCCTGATCGAAGCAGACGGCAAACTTGTTGGGAGGCAAGGGATACGACGCCATTCAGCCGATTGATCGTGGTCGGCCCACGAACGAATGCGGGTGGGCATGTCGCCCGATGACAGCGTTTCGCCGCCGGTCCCGTGGCCACGCAGGGCCCGTACTTTGCTCGAACTAATTGCACCGCAGCGTATTCACTGCTGAGTGCGACAGCGCTGCTACTCCTGGGCACCGGGTTGGCGCTGGCGCAACCGCTGCTGGCCGGGCAGGTCATTCGAGAGGCGAGTGCGGGTGCGACCATCGCCTGGCCCCTTACGGCATTGGTGGCGGCGTACCTCCTGATGCGGTCACCGATACCGGCGGGCTCTATATTCTGGAGCGATCCAGCGAATCGGTGCTGCTCTCGGTGCGCAATCGCCTGACCGGGCATCTGCTGAGGTTGCGTATTCCCACGCTCGAATCGCTCAGGGTCGGCGACCTGTTTCCCAGGTGACGCTCGATTCGACGGTAGTGCGCAACGCCATCGGGTCCAGCCTCGTCCAGATCTTGACGGGGACAATCACTCTCGTCGGCACCGTCGCGGTGATGATCTTTCTCGACTGGATGCTGTTCTCGATCGTCTTCGTCACCATCGCCGTGGCCGCGGGAGCGATGTTGCTGGTGATGATACGCATCGAGACGGCTTCGACCCGGTTGCAGGAAAGCGTCGGAGCACTCTCCGCGGACATCGAACGCGCACTCACCGCGGTGCGCACGGTCAAGGTGAACAATGCCGAGGACCGCGAACACGAGCACCTGACCGAATTGGCAAGTGCGGCCTACGCCGTCGGCGTGCGTGCGGCCCGACTGAAAGCGCTCGGCAATCCGGCGACGCACTTGGCGGTAATGGGCTCGTTCGTTGTCTCGTTGCTGGTCGGCGGTGTCCGAGTGGCGAATCATCAGATGGAGTTGAGCAATCTGGTGACGATGATGCTGCTCGCGATGAACCTGCTGATTCCGGTCGGCGATCTCTTCAACGGCTCCGTCGGACTGCAGCAGGCCCTCGGTGCGCTCAACCGGATTCAGGCGACCCTCACACTGTCCGCCGAGGACGACATCGATGACGTCCCTGCGTGTGAAACCCCGTACCAGCACAACGAGCGACAGGGCTCCTCGACGAGCCGACGGCCATGCTGGACGCCGAAAACGAGAACGGCACGTGACCATCCAAGCCATCCGCAAAGAATGCGCCCTACTGGTAATCGCCCACCGACTCTCGACCATCCGCGAAGCCGAAACCGTCATCTTCCTCAAGGACGGACAGATAATCGACACCGGCCCCCACCACGAGCTACTCGCAAGAAGCCCGGGCTACCAACAGCTGGTGGGGTCGAAGGTGTGAACTGGCGCACCGTAGTCAGCAGTCCGCCGAATAATGCCTTTTCGACTCGCCGCTGGTGACGCTAGGAGCGCAAGCACAGCAGATCAGACACCCATTCCAGGTTTTATACGTAACATGCATTACGTGCCTGCGATTGACTGGTATATCCCGAACCTGCTAACAGGGAGGGCCTACCTTGTCTTACCCGCCGCCAATCGGACCGCCCGCATACGGCTCACCGCACGGATTTCCATGGCCGGGGCCTCCGGGCCCGCAACGCAAACGGGCAATTTGGCCGTGGATCGTCCTAGGTGCGGTGCTGCTGCTCTGCGGAGGACCAGGGCTGATCGGCGGCTTCATCCCACGCGATAGCTCGCTGTCGACATCCGGCAGTCACGATGCGGCGCCAGTCAGCGCCCACTCCGCCGAGGCCGGCGCGCTAGAAGACGGCATCGCCCCCGCAGGATCCGAGGTACGCGACGGGCAGTTCGCCTTCGTTGTCACCGGCGTCGAACCCGCGGTGGCGTCCGTCGGCTCCGGCTTCTCAGAGGTAAGAGCACGTGGCGAGTTCGTACTGATACGCGTGAACGTCACCAATGCAGGGCGTGAACCGCGTAGCTATTACGACGACAACCAGAAGCTGCTCGACAATCAAGGCCGAGAGTTCGCCAGCGATTCCAGCGCTGGACGTCGCGTCAATGACGATGTCGACGGCACACTAAATCCCGGCTTCACTATTTCCGTCGCGGTGGTATTCGATGTTCCGCCGGGAACAACACCGTTTGCGGTCGAGCTGCATGATTCGATGTGGTCGAACGGCGTCAAAGTCGCCCTTGAGTGATGGAAGCACTGGCGTCCCATACACTTCACAACACGGTCGAGGCGTCGGGACTGTTGAGCCCGACTACTGCTAGCGGCGATCCTCACCTAGCTCCGATGTTCGGATCGGTGCAGATATCAGCTACGACGCAGAGGTTCCCTCGTTGAGGCGACAGGTTCACCCGCGAATCCGAACTTGCCCAATGCCCAGCCTAACGCGACCGTCTGCCAACATCGGCGTTGGTCATGCCGTGTGGCCTTGCTGCCGAAGACTCGGTCCGGCACCGAGGGTTACGATCCTTGGCACAGTGGGATCTTCAACTGAGAAGGGGGCGGTGGAGCGTTCCCGGTTCGGTGGACACGGAGGAGATAGCCGCCTGGTAGCACGGGAGTTTGGTGTTGGGTTCGACGCGGCGTAGTTTCACCGAGGAGTACAAGGCCCAGGCGGTAGGTTTCGTCCTGGATCAGGGTCGGCCGGTGGCCGAGGTGGCGCGCAATATCGGCGTGCACGAGATGACGTTGAGGAAATGGGTGAAGAGGGCGAAGGAATCCGGGGTTTCCGGTGACCGGGAGAAGGGACTGACCGACTCGGAACAGGCCGAGTTGGAACGGTTGCGTGCGGAGAACGCGGAGTTGAAGATGCAGGTCGCGTTCGCAAAAAAAGTTGCGACCTGGTTCGCGAAAGACCAGCGGTGAAATTCGCCGCGATCGCGGACTGGGCTGCGTCGGGGGAATTCGACATCGAGTTCATGTGCCGGGAACTGGACGTGTCTCGGTCGGGCTACTACAAGTGGAAAGGCCGCGGTCGCAGCGACCGGGAGCGCGACGATCGCATGCTGACGCTGCTGATCGAGGCGATCCACGCGAAACTGCGTGGCAATCCGGGTGTTCGGCGTGTGCACGCGGCGCTGGCGGCGGCCGGGCGGCGGGTCTCGCGTAAGCGGGTGTGGCGGTTGATGCGGGCGGCCGGTCTGCAAGGCCGGTTTCCGAAACCGTTCCGGCGCACCACGATCCGGGGATCCAAGCCGGTGGACGCCGCGGATCGGATCGGGCGTGATTTCACTGCCGCGCAGCCGAACCAACGCTGGTGCGG
This genomic interval carries:
- a CDS encoding vWA domain-containing protein, giving the protein MTTSRSEPNHETRRQILYWRLLAGVFSAEQQPTLEQASAGIVDDLGLPLAVLDPGISVDSVVQRYPEMTAEFERLDFTEDAASTSPADSDDPPPIDAAEVRTAALVCKLLLNVFATGSGQVSATQLAGWQSDADWLRRCLGEEQAGAVHGVLTGLEGELVSRMRLREVLADPHLAAQLTPSMSLIEQLLRDKHNLSGVALANAKRLIRRYIDEVAEVLRTQVQQTSVGTVDRSIPPKRILRNLDVDRTIWKNLPNWNPQDERLYVDRLYYRQTAKRTVPARMIVVVDQSGSMVDSMVNCTILASIFAGLPKVDVHLIAYDTQALDLTPWVHDPFEVLLRTNLGGGNDGPVAMAMAEPKITDPKNTVLVWISDFYEFDRSQPLFESMEAVHRSGVKLIPVGSVNSSGHQSVNPWFRERFKKLGTPVISGRIQKLVHELKNFLD
- the fabG1 gene encoding 3-oxoacyl-ACP reductase FabG1 — translated: MPKPTTARSVLVTGGNRGIGLAVARRLAEDGHRVAVTHRGTEAPEGLLGVRCDVTDTESVDAAFTEIAAHHGEVEVVVANAGITDDMLFTLMTEDQFERTLDTNLTGAFRVAKRASRPMLRARWGRLIFLGSVVGMLGTPGQANYAAAKAGLVGLARSITRELSSRSITANVVAPGFIDTDMTQALDDKYRHLAHQAIPMQRIGAPDEVAAVISFLASDESSYISGAIIPVDGGLGMGH
- a CDS encoding DUF5682 family protein; translation: MTVSETHTATNTFAALRDQLAEAAVAFAGAPGAAGDILSGMIDDVDRALSERLEIFPVCHHSPASGLAMVRRLREKQPRVIYLELCEDMRPLLDELRNCRLPVALQAFATDTAGFPAQWAPLSVVAPITESSAEYQAIAYALETPGVELVLVDRSTDHVFQWAPETEPTPAESEQPEEDGLHGSAVGIEIGDLRPRFAELEEHLLHHGKVRHWSEWWDQYVEQPLADADYDTYRQVMVMIGSLFRRLRRGSTAEDENRERYMWTRMREHLVANDIDPAHALHVCGAAHAASPVEEFGLAAPRTEFEIPPRSATKWHYGLIPSSHSAIEAQFGLAGGAVSIAAATWAKGLRRGALQSFQFEGQPGTKKRVKKPLLPATSETAVADQLSDFLSRPPVLDPLDEAELLEWSVDIVRLARRNGYLASTADAIAVFETSILLAGLRNRARPTPYDFQDAAVTCIEKDRVPGRRDVRRLCEILLGGDRIGQVGYAALPPLARDVLDRLEPLGLDLSKRTLQRALLDLKSSPDLRACSDLLWLLRKLLPHDALRPIMGTRELGATSIQESWDIGLGKYQRALVELGYEGVSVEQVLEQRLRRAVSATDATAAVALAAVEDALVYLGSVRLADELGHQAVELLSAERTVDDAPHVLRHIRLLLNYFRSTEDGLPTWCEQFVTAGYAHYCTLLPTAFTAEETGPAQVAAMLGFLFGMENLALSLGCDHTQLELAVLQSHPEAPAKVALLWAARFQLGLLTMAELRSRCDGMLANPLLLPTVPQYVSGFVQAIDPAPALKPFVVELLSKAFGTLPDAVLLPWLPKLITTLKDQAGDLIPGLISEAGRTFPGSLPAVDTFVAPWSLESPTPTTPLVTTPQGPINDLLATHPTTCDALAHLLGIAGTWQDLQPAASRELTDLLNRFPTTAAALSTQLG
- a CDS encoding ATP-binding protein — protein: MNDVLRAPAEVKYAEELDWLESIDDGPKPFAWRLSPKMVRLFILGSERADGLDREVAQKWFGDRSFVERSIVTLASDRGLLLIGDPGTGKSWLAELLAAAISRNSTLVVQGTAGTTEDHIKYSWNISMVIAKGQSRESMIPSPIMTAMEQGVIGRFEELTRSTSDVQDALISILSEKYVSIPELDDDNVVFAQPGFSIIATANSRDRGVNDLSSALKRRFNFVRIPVVSNKKSEAEIVRFRTTELLRRHSIELDLPPTLLDILLESFADLRAAAAAATSDDDKLESALSTAEQIGVLEDAILHSQFFGAKELRAETLAGSLVGSLARRTPEDLAILNKYLHGVVEPRTKGSKGNAAWGEFLEGGRAAIARLS
- a CDS encoding nuclear transport factor 2 family protein; translated protein: MTAAPHPARAAAQALHAAVRARDKNAWLALYAPDAVIEDPVGPSPFDPEGNGHRGPAARSAFWDNAIAPNDSIDFLFEDSFACADEVAYTGRVRSSNNGQILDAEGVFIYKVDETGKITTVRTFWEFDRTMQTMRPA
- a CDS encoding DUF4352 domain-containing protein; translation: MLLLCGGPGLIGGFIPRDSSLSTSGSHDAAPVSAHSAEAGALEDGIAPAGSEVRDGQFAFVVTGVEPAVASVGSGFSEVRARGEFVLIRVNVTNAGREPRSYYDDNQKLLDNQGREFASDSSAGRRVNDDVDGTLNPGFTISVAVVFDVPPGTTPFAVELHDSMWSNGVKVALE
- a CDS encoding ABC transporter ATP-binding protein; this translates as MTLDSTVVRNAIGSSLVQILTGTITLVGTVAVMIFLDWMLFSIVFVTIAVAAGAMLLVMIRIETASTRLQESVGALSADIERALTAVRTVKVNNAEDREHEHLTELASAAYAVGVRAARLKALGNPATHLAVMGSFVVSLLVGGVRVANHQMELSNLVTMMLLAMNLLIPVGDLFNGSVGLQQALGALNRIQATLTLSAEDDIDDVPACETPYQHNERQGSSTSRRPCWTPKTRTARDHPSHPQRMRPTGNRPPTLDHPRSRNRHLPQGRTDNRHRPPPRATRKKPGLPTAGGVEGVNWRTVVSSPPNNAFSTRRW
- a CDS encoding transposase gives rise to the protein MGSTRRSFTEEYKAQAVGFVLDQGRPVAEVARNIGVHEMTLRKWVKRAKESGVSGDREKGLTDSEQAELERLRAENAELKMQVAFAKKVATWFAKDQR